In Sulfuriferula thiophila, the genomic stretch AGTGCGCCTGCAACGATTTCTGATGCAGAAGCGGAGCCGCTGTTCACCAGCACGACCATCGGCATGGTTTTGACCCATGCAGGCAGATCTTTAATATAATCAGGCTGATTGCCACGCAGATAGAAATCAGGCGATGCGGTGAGTTTCATTTTGGAATCTTCCGCACGACCGTCGGTATATACAACGAGGCTGTCAGGCTTAAGGAAGGCTGCAGAAACGCCTACTGCACCATTGAGCAGGCCGCCCGGATCATTGCGCAAGTCCAGCACCATGCCTTTTAGCGGGCCTTTGTTATCTTTTTGCAGTGCATCGATAGCTTGTACCAGATTCTCGCCAGTATGCTCCTGGAACTGGGTGATGCGAATATAGCCGAAATTGGGTTCGACCAGTTTGTATTTCACGCTCTTGACTTTGATAATGGCGCGAATCAGGGTGACAGTAAAGGGTTTGTTCGCGCCTTTACGTGCAATGGTAAGGGTGATTGGGGTGTTAGGTTTGCCACGCATGCGTTTAACTGCATCGTTAATGGTCATGCCTTTGACCGGGGTGTCGTCGAGTTTGATAATCAGGTCGCCGCTCTTCAGCCCGGCTTTTTGCGCTGGGGTATCTTCGATAGGCGAGACCACTTTCACAAAGCCGTCTTCCATGCCGACTTCAATGCCCAGTCCGCCGAATTCACCCTGCGTGCCTACTTGCAGGTCTTTAAATGCATCCGCATCCATGTAGGCGGAATGTGGATCCAGCCCGGACAGCATGCCATTGATGGCCTGGTTAATGAGCTTTTTGTCTTCGACAGGCTCAACATAATCACTTTTTATTTTGCCGAATACTTCAGTGAATGCACGCAGTTCATCGAGCGGGAGTGGCTGGGCGGCTTCGCGGTCTGCTATGGCAGGAAGGTTAAGCGAAAGCGCTACGCCGATAACGATACCGGATCCGACTAAGCCAAATTTTTGTAGTTTGTTACCCATTACTGGCATCCTTGTTGTTTACCGCGCTATCCAGTTGCTAGGGTCAAATGCCTGACTCTGGTAGCGTAATTCGAAATATAAACCCGTCTCATTATTACCGCCGGTGTTACCTACGCTGGCGATGGTATCACCCGCTTTGACACTGCTGCCTACTTGTTTATACAGGGTTTCATTATTGCTGTACAGGCTCATATAACCACCGCCGTGGTCGATAATTATCAGGTTGCCAAAGCCGCGCAACCAATCAGCAAATACCACTTCACCGCCGGCAATGCTATGCACAGGTTGACCGGCAGGTGCCTTGATGAATAAGCCTTTCCA encodes the following:
- a CDS encoding S41 family peptidase; its protein translation is MGNKLQKFGLVGSGIVIGVALSLNLPAIADREAAQPLPLDELRAFTEVFGKIKSDYVEPVEDKKLINQAINGMLSGLDPHSAYMDADAFKDLQVGTQGEFGGLGIEVGMEDGFVKVVSPIEDTPAQKAGLKSGDLIIKLDDTPVKGMTINDAVKRMRGKPNTPITLTIARKGANKPFTVTLIRAIIKVKSVKYKLVEPNFGYIRITQFQEHTGENLVQAIDALQKDNKGPLKGMVLDLRNDPGGLLNGAVGVSAAFLKPDSLVVYTDGRAEDSKMKLTASPDFYLRGNQPDYIKDLPAWVKTMPMVVLVNSGSASASEIVAGALQDHKRAIILGTQSFGKGSVQTVLPLGNGTGIKLTTARYFTPNGRSIQNKGITPDIIVEEGKVVGNEAEDGFGVRESDLENHLSNPNAPDNQTDAKPPKIIGPDRPAKSDKPKKLEPGEIVSKDDFQLNQALSLLKGINILNKSAEK